The genomic window AAAATCAAATAGAAATTCCGACGCTTTGCTATCATCCAGATGCTGAAACGGAGGGTCATTGTGGAATGTGTGTAGTAGAAATAGGAAATGAACAAACACGAAGATATGCGTGCATGACTCCTGTCGAAGAGGGTATGGTTATCACAACAGAATCTGATCGATTAGATACTCTCAGGAAGAAAAATCTCGAAAGAATTTTTGAAAAACATGCTATGAAATGTGGAGATTGTCTTTTGATGGGACGATGTCAATTGTTGGATCTTTCTAGGAAGTTAAGCGTGAGGCCTGTTATAGGAAATCATGAAAATGATAGCATTTTTCAAGAAGATACTATTATTTTTGATCAATCTAAATGTATTGATTGTGGGCACTGTGTGAACGTCTGTCCAGTTGACTATTTAAAACTAACGGATTCAGGTGTTACGGCGGTATCTCCGGAAGAAGAAAAAGAATGTATTAATTGTGGTCAATGTATTCTTCATTGTCCTGTAGGAGCAATTGATGGCCTTGGTGAATTTGGAGAATTGAAAGAATTAGAACAGCTCATAGGAGAGAAAAAAAAGACGGTCGTTGTGCAATTTGCTCCTTCTATTCGAACAGCTATTGGGGAAGAATTTGGAATGGAGCCCGGAGCGATTGCTACGGGACAACTCGTTGCCGGACTTAAGAAAGTTGGTTTTTCCTATGTTTTTGATACAGCATCCGGTGCTGATTTCACTACAACAGAAGAGGCTTTGGAATTATCCGAAAGGTTAATGAGTGGAGAAAGGCTTCCTGCTATGACATCATGCTGTCCGTCATGGGTTCGATTTGTGGAATACTATTATCCAGAATTTGTTCCGAATCTTTGTACATCAAGATCTCCTCAGATTATGTTGGGGGGAATTCTTAAAGAATACTGGGCAAAGAAAATGGATAAGGATCCAAATGATATTTTCGTTGTTTCTGTTATGCCTTGCGTTTCCAAGAAATTTGAAATAATGCGTGAAGAACTTAAGATTGACGGACGAAATCCTGTTGACATGGTTCTCACTACGAGAGAAATGGCACGGCTTCTCAAGAAAAATAATGTTGATCTCAAAACTATAGAAGAAGAATCTACGGAAAATCCTTTTGGAGATCCAAGTGGTGCTGGAGTTATTTATGGTTCGAGTGGTGGAGTGTTTGAATCAGCTCTTCGAACGGCATACTTCAAAATGACTGGTGAGAATCTTCCTCTTGATGCAGTCAAAGAACTTCGAGGTCTTGATGGTATAAAAAAGAAAGAAATAACCATAGGAGAAAAAACAGTCAAAATATGTGTTATTAACGGTATAAAAAATGCCAAAAGTATACTTGAAGAGCTTAAAACTGATCCTTCTCGTTATGATGCAGTGGAGGTAATGGCTTGTCCTGGGGGTTGTGTCGGTGGAGGAGGGCAACCAACACCAATGACGAAAGAAACTATCCTTGAAAGAGCGCGAGGACTCTATACTATTGATGAACTGAAAAAAATTCGTTGTGCTCATGAAAATGAAGATGTGAAAAAAACGTATGATGAATTTTTTCTTTCTGAGGATATTCGCAAAAAAATACTGCATACAAAATTTTCACCAAGAAAACATATCTTGAAAGATGAAGGATAATTTTTTAGGAAAAGATAGTTCGTTTTGTCTTATTTAGTATGTCCCTTCGAACAATTTTGAAATATTATTGGATACAAGCAAAAAAATACTCCAAATCAGGAGTGGCTCTTTTGATTTTGTATAATGTGGCAGGTTTAGTGGCACAAACAATTTCACCGCTCATCTACAAAGAAATTATTGACACTGTATCGCAGGGAAATATAAATGAAGAAACAATCCAAAAAATGTTTTTTTGGGTATGGATGCTAGGAGGACTTATTATTGTATATAATATTTGTTATCGTCTTGGTGATTATTTCGCTATATTTTTTGAAAGTAACATTTTAAAAGAATTAGCAGATGATACCTTTAGACGACTTCATAATCATTCATATACTTTTTTCATTGATAATTTCTCAGGTTCGTTGGTGACAAAATCAAAACGTTTTGTATGGGCTTTTTCAAGTATTTTTAACAATGTTTTGTGGCATGTGGTGAATCGATCGATTCAATTAATTGGAGCGATCGGAGTTCTTTTTTGGAATGTCCCCGTAATCGCTTGGATGTATGTAGTATGGATCATTGTCTTTTTGGGGATCTCCTTATATTTTGCTCGAAAAAAAATACCGTATGATTTGGCAGAAGCAAATATGGATTCGCAAGTAACGGGTCGTCAAGCTGATACTATTACGAATGCTGTAACAATAAAAATATTTGGTTCGAAAGAGAAGGAACACCGATCATTTCAAAAGATTACGAGGCTTTGGGAGAAGGCACGTCGAAAAGCGTGGATTATGCGAAACCTTCAAATTGGGCTTCAGGGAATATTATTTATACTTTTGGAATTTGGTGCCATGTATTTCGTGGCAATTTTGTGGAGTCAAGGTCAAATTTCAGTGGGAACTATTGTATTAGTGCAAATGTATATTTTCGGAACGTTTGATGCTGTTTGGTCTTTTGGGAGAGCTCTTATGGATATTGAAAAATCTCTTTCAGATGCGAAGGAAATGGTGGAAATTTTTGAACAAGAACCTTCAGTAAAAGATCCACAATATCCAGAAAAATGTCACATACGAGAGGGACGTATTGAGTGTAAAGAAATTTCTTTTTCTTATGAAAATAAAGAGCAAAAAGTATTTGAAAAATTTTCTTTACACATAGCCCCTGGAGAAAAAGTGGGTATCGTAGGGCATAGTGGCGCAGGAAAAACAACCATCACAAAAATGCTTCTTCGTTTTGTGGATATTACAGAGG from Candidatus Moraniibacteriota bacterium includes these protein-coding regions:
- a CDS encoding (2Fe-2S)-binding protein encodes the protein MNNITITLDKKEYSVEAGKTILEVAKENQIEIPTLCYHPDAETEGHCGMCVVEIGNEQTRRYACMTPVEEGMVITTESDRLDTLRKKNLERIFEKHAMKCGDCLLMGRCQLLDLSRKLSVRPVIGNHENDSIFQEDTIIFDQSKCIDCGHCVNVCPVDYLKLTDSGVTAVSPEEEKECINCGQCILHCPVGAIDGLGEFGELKELEQLIGEKKKTVVVQFAPSIRTAIGEEFGMEPGAIATGQLVAGLKKVGFSYVFDTASGADFTTTEEALELSERLMSGERLPAMTSCCPSWVRFVEYYYPEFVPNLCTSRSPQIMLGGILKEYWAKKMDKDPNDIFVVSVMPCVSKKFEIMREELKIDGRNPVDMVLTTREMARLLKKNNVDLKTIEEESTENPFGDPSGAGVIYGSSGGVFESALRTAYFKMTGENLPLDAVKELRGLDGIKKKEITIGEKTVKICVINGIKNAKSILEELKTDPSRYDAVEVMACPGGCVGGGGQPTPMTKETILERARGLYTIDELKKIRCAHENEDVKKTYDEFFLSEDIRKKILHTKFSPRKHILKDEG
- a CDS encoding ABC transporter ATP-binding protein encodes the protein MSLRTILKYYWIQAKKYSKSGVALLILYNVAGLVAQTISPLIYKEIIDTVSQGNINEETIQKMFFWVWMLGGLIIVYNICYRLGDYFAIFFESNILKELADDTFRRLHNHSYTFFIDNFSGSLVTKSKRFVWAFSSIFNNVLWHVVNRSIQLIGAIGVLFWNVPVIAWMYVVWIIVFLGISLYFARKKIPYDLAEANMDSQVTGRQADTITNAVTIKIFGSKEKEHRSFQKITRLWEKARRKAWIMRNLQIGLQGILFILLEFGAMYFVAILWSQGQISVGTIVLVQMYIFGTFDAVWSFGRALMDIEKSLSDAKEMVEIFEQEPSVKDPQYPEKCHIREGRIECKEISFSYENKEQKVFEKFSLHIAPGEKVGIVGHSGAGKTTITKMLLRFVDITEGSIEIDGQNIAHISQDDLRQHISYVPQEPLLFHRSLKENIAYGKMKATNEEIIKAAKRAHAHDFIEKLPKGYETLVGERGVKLSGGERQRVAIARAMLKNAPVLILDEATSSLDSMSEKYIQEGLDELMKNRTTLVIAHRLSTIQKMDRIVVMENGMIVEEGSHKDLLNHNGIYSTFWNQQAGGFIKE